From the genome of Penaeus monodon isolate SGIC_2016 chromosome 16, NSTDA_Pmon_1, whole genome shotgun sequence, one region includes:
- the LOC119582927 gene encoding serine/arginine repetitive matrix protein 1-like, with the protein MADAGFFRGTSAEQDNRFSNKDKKLMKEMKFSESLTKKVDMTKVRLEVIKPWVTEKITTILGIEDDVVIEYVFNQLEAEKNPDPRKMQIMLTGFLNGKNARIFMGELWDLLISAQASPSGIPKQFLDQKKEELKKKMEEEERLQKIQEARRERDKEKEKDKERDRDRDKDREKDRRDRRSRSRDRSSRGSRRDRSRSPRSKDDKKESKKESSRWDKKDESSKNKEEKKETNGDVSAKEKSAATKSPKQEPSSPKQEATVKQEKPEISPKKERSERDRDRGERGHSRDRKSRRSRGRSPKKEEDRRRRGSSRKRSPSPRKHSPIVRKRSPSPRKRSASPRKRSPSPRKRSASPRKRSPSIRKRSVSPHKRSSSPRPKIRRRTRSPSSNSESSSSSRSRSRSAPRNKEDDFEIHRKEDSVLKKRQYRSNRDPSSSEDEGQARNFTGDHRGAGSPRRRSPPRYKRSPSPPRRGRRSPSPRYRRRYVFQMIQLPFHCTLAVQNLEAVSTIDYQARFCTGGPKSSLDVCGPKRSPDVSSVTLVRRKQLYAQTWRMGQIICKPQKSVSPRGRRSPSPRGRRSSSPRRRPMSPPQSRYRRSHSRSPVRKKHGSASHSPRRGGPPPPAAADKKHNISNASRLMQLANYSADTIKEVQYKLTKKNENNHPASGSDESDSDDGRMSRRVPKRRSRSASVSQSPRQRRRMDSGSVDGSEEEEEDEGSSSRESSPVEKKKKKKKKKHKKKDSSSESEGSETEEKKKKKKEKKKKHKKHKKQKKHKKHRHEESESESGESMGGEELERKLREKALLSMKRQERSSAASESE; encoded by the exons ATGGCGGATGCTGGCTTCTTTCGC GGTACATCTGCAGAACAAGATAACCGATTTAGTAATAAAGACAAGAAGTTAATGAAAGAGATGAAGTTCTCTGAAAGTCTGACAAAAAAG GTGGATATGACTAAAGTGCGTTTAGAAGTCATCAAGCCATGGGTCACAGAGAAGATCACAACTATATTAGGTATTGAAGATGATGTCGTCATTGAATATGTCTTCAATCAGCTAGAAGCAGAAAAG AACCCAGATCCTAGGAAAATGCAGATCATGTTGACTGGTTTCCTGAATGGTAAGAATGCCAGAATCTTTATGGGAGAACTGTGGGACCTCTTGATCTCCGCCCAAGCAAGTCCATCGGGTATACCCAAACAGTTCCTAGATCAGAAGAAAGAAGagctgaaaaagaaaatg gaggaagaagagaggctACAAAAGATACAAGAGGCCAGacgagaaagagacaaggaaaaggaaaaagataaagagagggaccGAGATCgtgataaagacagagaaaaggatcGCAGAGACAG GAGGAGTCGTAGCAGAGACAGATCGTCACGTGGATCACGAAGAGACAGGTCACGTTCTCCTCGTTCAAAGGATGACAAGAAGGAATCCAAAAAGGAATCTTCAAG GTGGGACAAGAAGGATGAATCaagtaagaataaagaagaaaagaaagaaactaatGGTGATGTTTCAGCCAAGGAAAAGTCTGCAGCTACAAAATCCCCCAAACAGGAGCCTTCTTCACCTAAGCAGGAGGCTACAGTCAAACAGGAAAAGCCAGAGATTTCTCCAAAGAAAGAGCGTagtgagagggacagagacagaggggaaagaggacaCTCAAGAGACAGAAAAAGTAGAAG ATCAAGAGGAAGATCAccaaagaaggaggaagataggaggCGCAGAGGCTCTTCCAGAAAGCGTTCTCCTAGTCCTCGCAAGCACTCACCCATTGTGCGCAAACGATCACCCAGTCCTCGCAAACGATCAGCTAGTCCACGCAAGAGATCACCTAGTCCGAGGAAAAGGTCAGCCAGTCCTCGCAAGAGATCTCCTAGTATCCGTAAGCGTTCGGTTAGTCCACACAAAAGGTCGTCGTCTCCTAGGCCCAAGATACGGAGGAGAACACGCTCTCCAAGCTCAAATTCAGAGTCTTCCAG CAGTTCTCGATCACGCAGTCGTTCTGCTCCAAGAAATAAGGAAGATGATTTTGAGATACATCGCAAAGAAGACTCAGTTCTCAAAAAGCGTCAGTACAGGTCAAATCGAGACCCATCAAGTTCAGAAGATGAG GGACAGGCCCGTAACTTTACTGGTGACCATAGAGGGGCTGGGTCTCCACGGCGTAGGTCACCCCCACGTTATAAGAGGTCTCCCTCACCACCCAGGCGGGGAAGAAGATCACCCTCTCCTAGATATCGTCGCAGGTATGTTTTCCAGATGATCCAATTACCTTTTCACTGTACTCTTGCGGTACAAAACCTAGAGGCA GTAAGTACTATTGATTACCAAGCAAGATTTTGCACAGGAGGTCCCAAATCCTCGTTAGATGTCTGTGGTCCAAAGAGGAGCCCAGATGTGTCTAGCGTCACACTAGTCCGCAGAAAACAGTTATATGCACAAACCTGGAGAATGGGTCAGATCATCTGCAAGCCTCAAAA ATCAGTTAGCCCAAGAGGAAGACGTTCGCCTAGTCCAAGAGGGAGGCGGTCATCCAGTCCACGTAGACGGCCTATGTCTCCTCCTCAGAG CAGATATCGCCGATCACACTCGCGATCACCTGTCCGTAAGAAGCATGGCAGTGCATCCCACTCTCCTCGCAGGGGTGGTCCTCCTCCCCCAGCAGCTgcagacaaaaaacacaatataagcaATGCTAGTCGACTGATGCAGCTTGCCAACTACTCAGCAGACACAATCAAGGAAGTCCAATATAAGCTTACAAAGAA GAATGAGAATAATCATCCTGCTTCCGGCTCTGACGAATCTGATAGTGACGACGGCAGAATGTCCCGCAGAGTTCCTAAGAGGAGATCACGATCTGCATCCGTGTCTCAGTCTCCACggcagaggaggagaatggaCTCAGGATCAGTAGATGgatcagaggaagaggaagaggatgaggggtcTTCAAGCAGAGAATCATCCcctgttgaaaagaaaaagaagaagaagaagaagaagcacaagAAGAAGGATAGCAGTAGTGAATCTGAG GGATCTGAaactgaagaaaagaagaagaaaaagaaggaaaaaaagaagaaacacaagaaacataagaagcagaagaagcataAAAAACACAGACATGAG GAGTCAGAGAGTGAATCAGGAGAGAGCATGGGAGGGGAAGAGTTGGAACGTAAGCTTCGAGAGAAGGCCCTCCTTTCCATGAAGCGTCAAGAGAGATCATCTGCTGCTTCAGAGTCAGAGTAG
- the LOC119582484 gene encoding mesencephalic astrocyte-derived neurotrophic factor homolog → MNVNIGAAILLACISAVASLRADDCEVCVGFLTKVSQTLTDSEKSNPKSIETKFKEACSISKGKENRFCYYLGGLEESATGILGEMSKPLSWGMPVEKVCEKLKKKDAQICELRYEKQIDLNNVDLKKLKVRDLKKILNDWDETCDDCLEKGDYIKRIEQLKPKYMRGEL, encoded by the exons ATGAATGTGAACATTGGAGCAGCCATATTGCTAGCATGCATCTCAGCAGTTGCATCGCTCAGGGCAGATGACTGTGAAG tGTGTGTCGGGTTCCTCACAAAAGTAAGCCAGACCTTAACGGACAGTGAAAAATCAAACCCTAAGTCTATTGAAACTAAATTTAAAGAGGCTTGCTCTATTTCCAAAG GTAAAGAAAACAGATTTTGTTATTACCTTGGTGGGCTAGAAGAATCTGCAACTGGAATCCTTGGCGAGATGTCAAAGCCCTTATCATGGGGTATGCCCGTGGAAAAAGTTTGTGAGAAGCTAAAGAAGAAGGATGCACAGATTTGCGAGCTGAGATATG AGAAGCAAATTGACTTGAACAATGTAGACTTGAAGAAATTGAAGGTTCGAGACCTGAAGAAAATTCTTAATGATTGGGATGAAACCTGCGATGACTGCTTAGAGAAGGGGGATTACATTAAGAGGATTGAACAGTTGAAGCCAAAGTACATGCGTGGAGAACTGTAA